One region of Solanum pennellii chromosome 6, SPENNV200 genomic DNA includes:
- the LOC107022141 gene encoding uncharacterized protein LOC107022141, protein MGLRDTIKEENKASNQNCARAMIFLRHHLDEILKIEYLTVKDPLVLWKNLKERFDHLKMVIHPQARYDWMHLRLQDFKSIHEYNSVMFRITSQLKLCGETNRPTGSEPLPEVNEAYVHHARCGKGRGPNRGCGRGRGHGRGRGRGRDYGQERNSIPGINHSLNKKEKRKDEKREATREGCFRCGGRGHYARDCHFFAHTEGKIDYLIGDGSVNMEE, encoded by the exons ATGGGTCTTCGAGAcaccataaaagaagaaaataaggcaTCAAATCAAAACTGTGCACGAGCAATGATATTCTTGCGTCATCATCTTGACGAGATTCTGAAAATCGAATATCTGACAGTTAAGGATCCACTTGTTTTGTGGAAAAACCTAAAAGAAAGATTTGACCACTTGAAGATGGTCATACATCCACAGGCACGATATGATTGGATGCATCTAAGGCTACAAGACTTTAAGTCTATACATGAGTACAATTCTGTCATGTTCAGAATCACTTCtcaattgaaattatgtggagaaacg AATCGACCTACTGGATCTGAACCACTTCCTGAAGTGAATGAGGCGTACGTCCACCATGCTAGGTGTGGAAAAGGTCGCGGTCCTAATCGTGGTTGTGGACGTGGACGTGGTCATGGACGTGGACGTGGTCGTGGTCGTGATTATGGTCAAGAACGGAATTCTATTCCTGGCATTAatcattcattaaataaaaaggaaaaaagaaaggatgagAAACGTGAAGCAACTAGGGAAGGTTGTTTTCGATGTGGTGGAAGAGGTCATTATGCGCGTGATTGTC ATTTCTTCGCACATACTGAAGGAAAAATAGATTACTTAATTGGTGATGGTTCTGTGAACATGGaagagtga